The following coding sequences lie in one Eleginops maclovinus isolate JMC-PN-2008 ecotype Puerto Natales chromosome 21, JC_Emac_rtc_rv5, whole genome shotgun sequence genomic window:
- the LOC134884084 gene encoding gamma-crystallin M3-like, with product MSNSSMNMRGKIVFYEERNFQGRSYECMNDCSDMTSYLSKCHSCRVESGCFMVYDRSNYMGNQYFMRRGEYADYQSMMGMRDCIKSCRMIPMHRGQYRMKIYERENFGGQSYELMDDCDNIMERYRMNDCMSCHVMDGHWLMYEQPSFRGHMMYLRPGEYRSVRDMGMSGQKFMSMKRIMDSCY from the exons ATGAGCAACTCCAGCATGAACATGAGGGGCAAGATCGTCTTCTATGAGGAGAGAAACTTTCAGGGCCGCTCCTACGAGTGCATGAACGACTGCTCCGACATGACCTCCTACCTGAGCAAGTGCCACTCCTGCAGGGTGGAGAGTGGCTGCTTCATGGTGTATGACCGCTCCAACTACATGGGAAACCAGTACTTCATGAGGAGGGGCGAGTACGCAGACTACCAGAGTATGATGGGCATGAGGGACTGCATCAAGTCCTGCCGCATGATCCCCATG CACCGTGGACAGTACCGCATGAAGATCTACGAGAGGGAGAACTTCGGTGGCCAGAGCTACGAGCTGATGGACGACTGCGACAACATTATGGAGCGTTACCGCATGAATGACTGCATGTCCTGCCACGTGATGGACGGACACTGGCTGATGTACGAGCAGCCCAGCTTCAGGGGACACATGATGTACCTCAGGCCCGGGGAGTACCGCAGCGTCAGGGACATGGGCATGTCCGGACAGAAGTTCATGAGCATGAAGCGCATCATGGACTCCTGCTACTAA